The Clostridia bacterium nucleotide sequence CGAGCGCGCCGCGATCAGGCTCTGCATGGGACTCAGCAACTTCAAAACGACTGGTAGTTGCACGCCGAATTGCAACGCGCTCCCCAGCACCGAGCCCCAGGCCACAAGTGTCGCCAAATGCGCCGCTTTCGCGCCGGGACCCTTCAGCAGGAAGGTCGCGATGATCGTAAGGTTCCAGATCACCGGAGCCGCGTAGGAGAGGAAAAACTTGCGGTGGCTATTCAGGATGCCAAGGCACCAGGCGCTGAACACCAGCAGTCCGCTGCCGGGGAACAGGATGCGCACCAGCTGAATCGTCAGCTCGCGCTTTTCGCCGTGAAAGCCGGGCGCGATAAGCTCGAGAAGCCATGGCGCTGCGATCACGCCGAGCACAACGAGCAAAGAGGTCGTAAGCGCCAGGAGCGCGCCGATAGCCTCCGCCAACCGGCTCGCCTCCTCGTGCTTGCCTTCCGCGCGCAGACGGGCATACACGGGGATGAACGACGCCGAAAGCACGCCTTCGCCGAAAAGATTCTGCAGAAAATTCGGAATGCGGAACGCCGCGCGAAAAGCGTCTGCCGTGTAGGAGTTGCCGAGGTAGTGCGCGAACGCGCTGTCGCGGAACAGGCCGGCGACGCGGCTCAGCAGAATTCCGGCGGCCACCAGCGAGGCGGCGCCTCTCTCCGCAAATAGCTTGTTGAACCGCGTTGCCGTCGGACTCGCCATTGCGTTCAATATAACAAGCCGGCAGCTTTGCGCGGACACGGCCGGAACCACGAAGGACAAGAACGCATTAGGTCACCGCTCCAGTAGGCCACGCACCGTGCCATGTTGCACAGACAGAAAGGGCCCGGGGTTTCCGGGTCCTTAGGTGGGACAAAAGATTGTGACAAACTCGTGCACGTGGAAAAACGTTGAAAGTCGAAGTGTCATTCTGAGCGAAGCGAATGATCTGCTTTGTGCTGCTGCTGAAAACACACCAGATCCTTCGGCCCGCGCAATGCGGCGCAACCTCAGGATGACGCATAAGTTATTGGAGGATTTTGTAGCAGTCTGAAATCCCCGGGTTTACCGGGGCCTCATCCATGTCGCACTGTGCTTGCGGCGCTTTCTTATTTCATGATGCGCATCTTCGACCAGTCGTAGCCAAACTGCTTGCCACAGTCCAGGCATACCACGTAATGTCCGCCGGGGCTCGCCGTCACCGGCTCCCAATCTTGTTTAGCGTTCTTAGTAGCAGTGACCGCGGCCGATGCGAACGGCTGCGAAACATTGTTGTGCCGGCAACTAAACGACAGTAGTTGCATTACTTTCTCAAACATCCGTCCAGCCTTTCAGCCCACCGCCAGGTGGGCTGTGCGGAACTGTTACGAATTCCGCTGATGCTGCGGGCAGCGCTCTACGCCGCCCGCAACCCATCTCTCTTCTCGCGCGCCACCGCAGTCTTACTACGCTCGCGCGGCCGTGCTTTCTTTTTCTTTCTCTTTGCCGGCAGATTCAGAACTCGCTTCCATCTTCTGTCCCGGCTTGCGGATGTCGATGCCGCCCTTGAAGAATGCACCGTCTTCGATGCTGATGCGCTGTGCGATCACATCGCCGGTCAGCGAACCTTCATTGCGGATATCGACACGGTCGCTTGCGACAAGGTTTCCGCGAACTTTGCCGAGCACAACGATTTCGCGCGCCGAGATGTTGGCCGAGACTACGCCGTTACGTCCCACCGTGACCCGATTTCCCGCGAGGCTGATGGAACCTTCTACACGGCCATCGATGTACAGCGCTTCGGAGCCGGTTACTTCGCCCTTGATTACAAGCGATTTGCCAATCGTTGCCTGCTCGGTGTTGTTCAGTGTCGCGTTGCGCGGCGCGCTGGCCGGTTCCATCACCGACGAATTCGACGTCGAGGGCGCGGGGCGCTGGGGCGTTGCTGAAGGGCGCTGCGGCTCGGCAGCGGGCGTATTGGGCGTAGCATTAGCGGGCTTCCACATGTGGTTCTAATTCCTTTCGAGGGGAGAATGATGGACTAGATAT carries:
- a CDS encoding polymer-forming cytoskeletal protein: MWKPANATPNTPAAEPQRPSATPQRPAPSTSNSSVMEPASAPRNATLNNTEQATIGKSLVIKGEVTGSEALYIDGRVEGSISLAGNRVTVGRNGVVSANISAREIVVLGKVRGNLVASDRVDIRNEGSLTGDVIAQRISIEDGAFFKGGIDIRKPGQKMEASSESAGKEKEKESTAARA